A genomic window from Variovorax paradoxus includes:
- a CDS encoding ammonium transporter: MALAPHASINAADTAWMMTSTALVLLMTLPGIALFYAGMVRRKNVLATMAGVVAIAAAVSLTWFAVGYSLAFTEGWPWLGGTGRFWFSGFEYLKEAGQVAVSHVAPNVPESVYAMFQLTFAIITTALVLGAFVERMRFSAILWFALLWSVLVYAPVAHWVWEPGGWLAQMGALDFAGGSVVHVNAGIAGLVCAYALGPRKGYGREAFEPYSLAMTMTGAGLLWVGWFGFNAGSAVAADGRAGLAMLVTHIAAAAGAMSWMLGEWIVRRRPSLLGLCSGLVAGLVAITPAAGFVTPLSALAIGAIAGLACYWGATGLKHLLGADDSLDVFGVHGIGGIVGALLTGVFADARISGATGDVLTQAIAVGSVAIYSATGTAVVLFLVHIMVGLRVDADSEVLGLDLAQHREHLGSS; this comes from the coding sequence ATGGCCCTGGCTCCGCACGCCTCCATCAACGCGGCAGACACCGCATGGATGATGACTTCGACCGCGCTGGTGCTGCTGATGACGCTGCCCGGCATCGCACTCTTCTATGCGGGCATGGTGCGCCGCAAGAACGTGCTGGCCACCATGGCGGGGGTGGTGGCGATTGCCGCGGCGGTCTCGCTGACCTGGTTCGCGGTGGGCTATTCGCTGGCCTTTACCGAGGGCTGGCCCTGGCTGGGCGGCACCGGGCGCTTCTGGTTCTCGGGCTTCGAGTATCTGAAGGAGGCCGGGCAGGTGGCGGTAAGCCACGTCGCGCCGAACGTGCCCGAGTCGGTCTACGCGATGTTCCAGCTGACCTTCGCGATCATCACCACCGCACTGGTGCTGGGCGCTTTTGTCGAGCGCATGCGCTTCTCGGCGATCCTGTGGTTCGCGCTGCTCTGGAGCGTGCTGGTGTATGCACCTGTCGCGCACTGGGTGTGGGAGCCGGGCGGCTGGCTCGCGCAGATGGGCGCGCTCGACTTTGCCGGTGGCTCGGTGGTGCACGTCAACGCGGGCATCGCGGGGCTGGTGTGCGCCTATGCGCTCGGGCCGCGCAAGGGCTACGGGCGCGAGGCCTTCGAGCCCTACAGCCTGGCGATGACGATGACGGGCGCGGGCCTGCTGTGGGTGGGCTGGTTCGGCTTCAATGCGGGCTCGGCGGTGGCGGCCGACGGGCGCGCGGGCCTGGCGATGCTGGTGACGCACATCGCGGCGGCGGCCGGCGCCATGAGCTGGATGCTCGGCGAATGGATCGTGCGGCGCAGGCCTTCGCTGCTGGGCCTGTGCTCGGGCCTGGTGGCCGGGCTGGTGGCCATCACGCCGGCGGCCGGCTTCGTCACGCCGCTGTCCGCGCTGGCCATCGGCGCCATCGCGGGGCTGGCCTGCTACTGGGGCGCCACCGGGCTCAAGCACCTGCTTGGCGCGGACGACTCGCTCGACGTGTTCGGCGTGCACGGCATCGGTGGCATCGTGGGCGCGCTGCTGACGGGCGTGTTCGCCGATGCACGCATCTCGGGCGCCACGGGCGACGTGCTGACGCAGGCGATCGCCGTGGGCAGCGTGGCTATCTACAGCGCAACGGGGACGGCGGTGGTGCTGTTTCTGGTGCACATCATGGTCGGGTTGCGCGTCGATGCCGACAGCGAGGTGCTGGGCCTCGATCTTGCACAGCACAGAGAACATCTCGGGAGTAGTTGA
- a CDS encoding thiamine pyrophosphate-binding protein, whose product MTSPRTGGQILVDQLITHGVKQLFCVPGESFLAVLDALHDASIDVTVCRQEGGATMMAEAQGKLTGKPGVCFVTRGPGATNAAAGVHIAHQDSTPLLLFVGQVARDALGREAFQELDYGAVFGTMAKWVVQIDEPARVPELVSRAFHVATSGRPGPVVIALPEDMLTEAATVADAQPYAVTETHPGAAQLAELQQRLSQAQRPVVILGGSRWSEKATQQFADFAAAFSLPVYCSFRRQMLMSAEHPCYAGDLGLGANPRMLERIRNADLVLLVGGRLSEVPSQGYELLAIPQPKQALVHVHADADELGKLYRPAQGIHATPQAFAEAVSTLRPAQTPAWQAETKTAREDFLRWSDPAPIRIPGPLQMGEVMQHLREVLPADTIFCNGAGNFATWVHRFWPFRAYASQLAPTSGSMGYGLPAGVGAKRLWPQREVVVFAGDGDFMMHGQEFATAVQYGLPIIVVLLDNAMYGTIRMHQEKHYPGRISATQLKNPDFRGYAEVFGGHGERVTSTEEFGPALARARASGKPAILHCLLDPEAITPGSTLQSIRKAALAAS is encoded by the coding sequence ATGACCTCACCCCGCACCGGCGGCCAGATCCTGGTCGACCAGCTCATCACCCACGGCGTCAAGCAGCTGTTCTGCGTTCCCGGCGAAAGCTTTCTTGCCGTGCTCGACGCGCTGCATGACGCATCCATCGACGTGACCGTGTGCCGCCAGGAAGGCGGCGCGACGATGATGGCCGAGGCGCAGGGCAAGCTCACCGGCAAGCCCGGCGTGTGCTTCGTCACGCGCGGACCGGGCGCCACCAACGCGGCGGCCGGCGTGCACATCGCGCACCAGGATTCGACGCCGCTGCTGCTGTTCGTCGGCCAGGTCGCGCGCGATGCGCTGGGCCGCGAAGCCTTCCAGGAGCTCGACTACGGCGCGGTGTTCGGCACCATGGCCAAGTGGGTGGTGCAGATCGACGAGCCGGCGCGCGTGCCCGAGCTGGTATCGCGCGCCTTCCATGTCGCAACCTCGGGTCGGCCCGGTCCTGTGGTTATCGCGCTGCCCGAAGACATGCTGACCGAGGCCGCGACAGTGGCCGACGCGCAGCCCTACGCGGTGACGGAAACCCATCCCGGTGCAGCGCAACTCGCAGAGCTGCAGCAGCGGCTGTCGCAAGCGCAGCGCCCCGTCGTCATCCTGGGCGGCAGCCGCTGGTCGGAGAAGGCCACGCAGCAGTTCGCGGATTTCGCGGCCGCGTTCTCGCTGCCCGTGTACTGCTCGTTCCGCCGCCAGATGCTGATGTCGGCCGAGCACCCCTGCTACGCAGGTGACCTGGGCCTGGGCGCCAACCCGCGCATGCTGGAGCGCATCCGCAACGCTGACCTCGTGCTGCTGGTCGGCGGGCGTTTGTCGGAAGTGCCGTCGCAGGGCTACGAGTTGCTGGCCATTCCGCAGCCGAAGCAGGCGTTGGTGCATGTGCACGCCGACGCCGACGAGCTCGGCAAGCTCTACCGCCCGGCGCAGGGCATTCACGCCACGCCGCAGGCTTTTGCCGAGGCCGTGTCCACGCTGCGCCCCGCGCAGACGCCGGCCTGGCAGGCAGAAACGAAGACCGCCCGCGAAGACTTCCTGCGCTGGAGCGACCCGGCTCCCATCCGCATTCCCGGCCCGCTGCAGATGGGCGAGGTCATGCAGCACCTGCGCGAAGTGCTGCCGGCTGACACCATCTTCTGCAACGGCGCAGGCAACTTCGCCACCTGGGTGCACCGCTTCTGGCCGTTTCGTGCCTACGCCAGCCAGCTCGCCCCCACCAGCGGCTCGATGGGCTACGGCCTGCCGGCCGGCGTCGGTGCCAAGCGGCTGTGGCCGCAGCGCGAAGTGGTCGTGTTCGCGGGCGATGGCGATTTCATGATGCACGGCCAGGAGTTCGCGACGGCCGTGCAGTACGGCCTGCCCATCATCGTGGTGCTGCTCGACAACGCCATGTACGGCACGATCCGCATGCACCAGGAAAAGCACTACCCCGGCCGCATCAGCGCCACGCAGTTGAAGAACCCGGACTTCCGTGGCTATGCCGAAGTGTTCGGCGGCCACGGCGAGCGCGTGACCAGCACCGAAGAATTCGGCCCCGCACTGGCTCGTGCGCGTGCCAGCGGCAAGCCGGCCATCCTGCATTGCCTGCTCGATCCGGAAGCGATCACCCCGGGAAGCACGCTGCAGTCGATTCGCAAGGCAGCGCTGGCTGCAAGCTGA
- a CDS encoding pyridoxal phosphate-dependent aminotransferase — MTADTVAPLAFQPAQRVRAIGVSEILRITDHANALKRAGRPVIVLGAGEPDFDTPQNVREAAVRAIGRGDTRYTVLDGSPAMKAAVQLKFKRDNALDFALDEISVSAGAKQVIFNALMASLNPGDEVILPAPYWTSYADIVQICCGVPVAVACTGENGFRLDAAQLEAAITPRTRWLFINSPSNPSGAAYSAAQLKPLCEVLLRHPQVWVLADDIYEHILYDGLAFATPVAVEPRLRERTLTINGVSKAYAMTGWRVGYGAGPRALIAAMAVVQSQTTSCPSSISQAAAIEALTGPQDIVAERCADFQARRDFVVAALNRAPGLHCRVPEGAFYTFASCAGVLGKRTRGGALLQTDSDFCRYLLQDFEVAVVPGSVFGLAPYFRISYATSMAQLEEACARIIAACAALE, encoded by the coding sequence GTGACAGCAGATACCGTTGCCCCTCTCGCTTTTCAGCCAGCGCAGCGCGTGCGCGCCATCGGCGTCTCGGAGATCCTGCGCATCACCGACCACGCCAACGCCCTTAAGCGCGCGGGCCGTCCGGTGATCGTGCTGGGCGCGGGCGAGCCTGACTTCGACACGCCGCAGAACGTGCGCGAGGCCGCAGTGCGCGCCATAGGGCGCGGCGACACACGCTACACGGTGCTCGACGGCAGCCCGGCGATGAAGGCGGCGGTGCAGCTCAAGTTCAAGCGCGACAACGCGCTCGACTTTGCTCTTGACGAAATCAGCGTGAGCGCAGGCGCCAAGCAGGTGATCTTCAACGCGCTGATGGCCAGCCTGAACCCCGGCGACGAGGTGATCCTGCCCGCGCCGTACTGGACCTCGTACGCCGACATCGTGCAGATCTGCTGCGGCGTGCCCGTGGCCGTGGCGTGCACCGGGGAGAACGGTTTCCGGCTCGATGCCGCGCAACTCGAAGCGGCCATCACGCCGCGCACGCGATGGCTGTTCATCAACTCGCCGTCGAACCCGAGCGGCGCGGCCTACAGCGCAGCGCAGCTGAAGCCGCTGTGCGAGGTGCTGCTGCGGCATCCGCAAGTCTGGGTGCTGGCGGACGACATCTACGAACACATCCTCTACGACGGGCTGGCGTTCGCGACACCGGTGGCCGTGGAGCCGCGCCTGCGCGAACGCACGCTGACCATCAACGGCGTGTCGAAGGCCTACGCAATGACTGGCTGGCGCGTGGGCTACGGCGCCGGGCCGCGCGCGCTGATCGCGGCCATGGCCGTGGTGCAGAGTCAGACGACTTCCTGCCCCTCGTCGATCAGCCAGGCCGCGGCCATCGAGGCGCTGACCGGGCCGCAGGACATCGTGGCCGAGCGCTGCGCCGACTTCCAGGCGCGGCGCGACTTCGTGGTCGCCGCGCTGAACCGAGCGCCGGGGCTGCACTGCCGCGTGCCGGAAGGCGCGTTCTATACCTTCGCGAGCTGCGCCGGCGTGCTCGGCAAGCGCACCCGAGGCGGCGCGCTGTTGCAGACCGACAGCGACTTCTGCCGCTACCTGCTGCAGGACTTCGAGGTGGCGGTGGTGCCGGGCAGCGTGTTCGGGCTGGCGCCGTACTTCCGCATTTCGTATGCGACGTCGATGGCGCAGCTGGAAGAGGCGTGCGCGCGCATCATCGCTGCCTGCGCCGCGCTCGAATGA
- a CDS encoding amino acid ABC transporter substrate-binding protein, whose translation MSIPFKTVAAATLLAFAFGAIAQTPATGTLDKIKTSGKVVLGVREASPPMAYMLGAGDKYVGYHVELCERVLKDIAPTARLEYMAVTAQNTISLVQNGTLDIGCGPTTNNTARQQQVAFALTTYVSEVRMATKVDSGITTLDQLAGRNVSASTGTTAVQLLRKRERAQNVSYNTMLGKDHLESFLLMESGRADAFVLDDNLLAGIIANSKNPAGYRIVGDALGSEPIALLFRKDDPAFKTAVDDSLRRMMKSGDLEKIYTKWFVAAIPPKNTSLNLPMSPALKQLMLEPNDKPLEAYAK comes from the coding sequence ATGAGCATTCCCTTCAAGACAGTCGCGGCCGCCACGCTGCTCGCATTCGCATTCGGTGCCATCGCGCAGACCCCCGCCACCGGCACCCTCGACAAGATCAAGACCAGCGGAAAGGTCGTGCTCGGCGTGCGCGAAGCCTCGCCGCCCATGGCCTACATGCTCGGCGCGGGCGACAAGTACGTGGGCTACCACGTCGAGCTGTGCGAGCGCGTGCTGAAAGACATCGCGCCCACGGCCAGGCTCGAATACATGGCCGTGACCGCGCAGAACACCATCTCGCTGGTGCAGAACGGCACGCTCGACATCGGCTGCGGCCCCACCACCAACAACACCGCGCGCCAGCAGCAGGTGGCCTTCGCGCTCACCACCTACGTGAGCGAAGTGCGCATGGCCACCAAGGTCGATTCGGGCATCACCACGCTCGACCAGCTCGCGGGCCGCAACGTGTCGGCATCGACCGGCACCACTGCGGTGCAGCTGCTGCGCAAGCGCGAGCGCGCGCAGAACGTCTCGTACAACACCATGCTCGGCAAGGACCACCTCGAAAGCTTCCTGCTGATGGAGTCGGGCCGCGCCGATGCCTTCGTGCTCGACGACAACCTGCTGGCCGGGATCATCGCGAACTCGAAGAACCCCGCGGGCTACCGCATCGTGGGCGACGCGCTGGGCTCGGAGCCGATCGCGCTGCTGTTCCGCAAGGACGACCCGGCCTTCAAGACCGCGGTGGACGATTCGCTGCGTCGCATGATGAAGAGCGGCGACCTCGAAAAGATCTACACCAAGTGGTTCGTGGCGGCCATTCCGCCGAAGAACACGAGCCTGAACCTGCCGATGAGCCCGGCGCTGAAGCAGCTGATGCTCGAACCCAACGACAAGCCACTGGAGGCCTACGCCAAGTGA
- the amaB gene encoding L-piperidine-6-carboxylate dehydrogenase: MSEANTSPSVATEVEQLLQRLGVPPEAHTGGELTVRSPVSGEVIAQVPQTSPAEATAVIGRAHEAFKAWRNVPAPRRGELVRLLGEELRAAKRDLGLLVTLEAGKVPSEGAGEVQEMIDICDFAVGLSRQLYGLTLATERAEHRMMETWHPLGVCGVISAFNFPVAVWSWNAALALVCGDSVVWKPSEKTPLTALAVHAIAQRAIERFGDAPEGLLGLLLGQRDVGEVLVDDHRVPILSATGSTAMGRQVGPKLAARFARAILELGGNNAAIVTPSADLDLALRGIAFAAMGTAGQRCTTLRRLFVHESVYDQLVPKLAKVYGNVQVGDPREAGTLVGPLIDRAAFDGMQKALGECREIGAKVHGGQRVEGIGTKDAYYVRPALVELKSHEGPVLRETFAPILYVVRYSTLDEAIELHNAVGAGLSSSIFTLNMREAERFMSSAGSDCGIANVNIGPSGAEIGGAFGGEKETGGGREAGSDSWKAYMRRATNTINYSTALPLAQGVTFDIGD, translated from the coding sequence ATGTCCGAAGCCAACACCTCCCCCTCCGTCGCCACCGAAGTCGAACAGCTGCTGCAGCGCCTGGGCGTGCCCCCCGAGGCCCACACCGGCGGCGAGCTGACGGTGCGTTCGCCCGTCAGCGGCGAGGTGATTGCGCAGGTGCCGCAGACCTCGCCGGCCGAGGCCACCGCAGTCATCGGCCGTGCGCACGAGGCCTTCAAGGCCTGGCGCAACGTGCCGGCGCCGCGCCGCGGCGAGCTGGTGCGCCTGCTGGGCGAAGAGCTGCGCGCCGCCAAGCGCGACCTGGGCCTGCTCGTGACGCTGGAGGCGGGCAAGGTCCCGTCCGAAGGCGCGGGCGAGGTGCAGGAAATGATCGACATCTGCGACTTCGCGGTCGGTCTCTCGCGCCAGCTCTACGGCCTCACGCTGGCCACCGAGCGCGCCGAGCACCGCATGATGGAAACCTGGCACCCGCTGGGCGTGTGCGGCGTGATCTCGGCCTTCAACTTTCCCGTGGCCGTGTGGTCGTGGAACGCGGCGCTGGCGCTGGTGTGCGGCGACTCGGTGGTGTGGAAGCCGTCTGAAAAAACGCCGTTGACCGCGCTGGCCGTGCACGCCATCGCGCAGCGCGCCATCGAACGCTTCGGCGACGCGCCCGAAGGCCTGCTCGGCCTGCTGCTGGGCCAGCGCGACGTCGGCGAGGTGCTGGTCGACGACCACCGTGTGCCGATTCTCTCGGCCACCGGCTCGACCGCCATGGGCCGGCAAGTGGGGCCGAAGCTGGCCGCACGCTTTGCCCGCGCCATTCTCGAACTCGGCGGCAACAACGCTGCCATCGTCACGCCCTCGGCCGACCTCGACCTCGCCCTGCGCGGCATCGCCTTCGCGGCCATGGGCACGGCCGGCCAGCGCTGCACCACGCTGCGTCGCCTGTTCGTGCACGAGAGCGTGTACGACCAGCTGGTGCCCAAGCTCGCCAAGGTCTACGGCAACGTGCAGGTCGGCGACCCGCGCGAGGCCGGCACGCTGGTCGGTCCGCTGATCGACCGCGCGGCCTTCGATGGCATGCAGAAGGCACTCGGTGAGTGCCGCGAGATCGGCGCCAAGGTGCACGGCGGCCAGCGCGTCGAAGGCATCGGCACGAAGGACGCCTACTACGTGCGCCCCGCGCTGGTCGAGCTGAAGTCGCATGAAGGCCCGGTGCTGCGCGAGACCTTCGCGCCCATCCTGTACGTGGTGCGCTACAGCACGCTCGACGAAGCCATCGAGCTGCACAACGCAGTGGGCGCGGGCCTGTCGTCGTCGATCTTCACGCTGAACATGCGCGAGGCCGAGCGCTTCATGTCGAGCGCGGGTTCGGACTGCGGCATCGCCAACGTCAACATCGGTCCGAGCGGCGCGGAGATCGGTGGCGCCTTCGGTGGCGAGAAGGAAACGGGCGGCGGCCGCGAAGCCGGCTCCGACAGCTGGAAGGCGTACATGCGCCGTGCCACCAACACCATCAACTACTCCACTGCCTTGCCGCTCGCGCAAGGCGTGACCTTCGACATCGGCGACTGA
- a CDS encoding MAPEG family protein, with protein MNNPSILYPVFALAGLTGLVLLLIPIVRIRAVRRREVRGIDFKLGESAAVPDAVRIPNRNYMNLLELPVLFYVVCLLFYVAVLPTPGAIWLAWVYVGLRALHSVVHLTYNHVIHRLVLFAASNSVLVVLWVLAATRLVR; from the coding sequence ATGAACAACCCCTCGATCCTCTACCCCGTATTCGCCCTCGCCGGCCTCACCGGCCTGGTGCTGCTGCTCATCCCCATCGTGCGCATCCGCGCGGTGCGGCGCCGCGAGGTCCGGGGCATCGATTTCAAGCTGGGCGAATCGGCGGCGGTGCCCGACGCCGTGCGCATCCCGAACCGCAACTACATGAACCTGCTGGAGCTGCCGGTGCTGTTCTATGTGGTGTGCCTGCTGTTTTACGTGGCGGTGCTTCCCACGCCCGGGGCCATCTGGCTGGCCTGGGTGTACGTCGGCCTGCGCGCGCTGCACAGCGTGGTGCACCTGACCTACAACCACGTGATCCACCGGCTGGTGCTGTTCGCCGCGAGCAACAGCGTGCTGGTGGTGTTGTGGGTTCTCGCGGCCACCCGGTTGGTGCGCTAG